The region CTTGCAATCAAGATTTGGATGTTGTTTGAGTGTTGTTTAGATGCCGGGTTGTTTAGATGCCGGAGCCGTCGAGAAACTCTTCAATGATGCGATCGCTCAGGCGGCAAGTTCCTTTCTCAGAGGTCGTTGCAGAGGTTGCACGAGGGATTTCCCAGCAATCTGCTAAGTGATGGTTTTCGTTAGACTCAGGCATCAACGATGCACTGACCGGAACTTTAGCCAGAGCTTGAAGCGATTGGATCTGTTGCTCTAATGCTTCAATGCGATCGACCAATGCCCGGATCACCTGGGCTTCTGAATCTGGTAAACGTCCGTGTTCCAGGGGATCAACTCGTTCTCCAGAGCGATGCACAATCCGACCGGGCACCCCAACGACCGTGCAATCTGAGGGCACATCTCGCAACACAACTGAACCTGCCCCAATCCGAACATTGTTGCCAATCTGGATATTGCCCAAAACTTTTGCTCCGGCTCCTACTACCACATTTTCGCCCAGGGTGGGGTGGCGCTTGCCGCTTTCCTTCCCAGTTCCTCCCAGGGTAACCCCCTGGTAAATTAACGCGTAGTCCCCAATAATCGCAGTTTCACCGATCACAACCCCCATGCCGTGGTCAATAAAGACACCACATCCGATTTGTGCGCCTGGGTGGATTTCAATTCCTGTTAGAAATCGAGCGATGTGAGAGATTAAGCGGGGAATAAAAGGGAGACCTAGAACCTGTAACCAGTGGGCAAAGCGATGTAGCAGGATTGCTTGGAGGCCTGGATAGCAGAACAGAACTTCCAGCCAATTGCGGGCTGCTGGGTCCCGCTCGAAAATAATGCGAAAATCTGCGATGAGGGTAGATAACACAGCAGGTCTGCGGTTTGGTTGCAATACTAGTCTATCTTAGCGTCCGAATGTTCCCTCGAAATACACCTGGTTGGGGAAAGAGGCAGAGAGCGAAGCATGGGGAGCGTTGAGATGGGTGCTAACCAGATTACTGTCGAATACGGTCGAAATTGATAAATAAGTCAAACAAAAGTTTGGTGAACAGTAAAAAGCGATCGCTCCTCGAAAGAAGCGATCGCTCTCTTGGGTAACTAGTTGTGGGATAAAGTAGCAGTCAGGAAATCCCGATGCGCAATACCCCACTCCTTATCACCTTGTTAGTAATTTGTGACTAATTTAGTAGTCGAAGTCACCGCCCATGTTGCTGCCTGCGCCTGCAGGAGCTGCATCTTTGGGTTCGGGCTTGTCAACCACAATACACTCGGTGGTCAGCACCATGGCTGCGATTGAAGCAGCGTTTTGCAGAGCGGAACGGGTTACCTTAGCAGGGTCAACGATACCTGCGTCAAACATATCCACGTATTCGTTGGTAGCAGCGTTGAAGCCAACGTTGAATTCCTTCTCTTTGACGCGCTCAGCAATCACAGCGCCGTTGTGACCTGCGTTTTCAGCAATTCGCTTCAGGGGAGCTGCCAGCGCACGAGCCACAATTTGAGCTCCGGTCAGTTCTTCACCAGTCAGGTTGTTGTTTGCCCACTCTTCCAGTTGAGGAGCCAGGTGAGCCAGCGTGGTGCCACCACCAGGAACGATCCCTTCTTCAACGGCTGCTTTGGTAGCGTTGATTGCATCTTCTAGGCGCAGCTTGCGGTCTTTCATTTCAGTTTCAGTCGCTGCACCGACTTTGATTACTGCAACACCGCCAGCCAGTTTTGCCAGACGCTCTTGCAGTTTTTCCTTGTCGTAGGAAGAATCGGTTTCTTCGATCTGGCGACGAATTTGCTCAATCCGTGCCTTCACGGCTGATTCATTCCCTTCAGCAACGATGGTGGTATTGTCCTTCGTAATTGTGACACGACGAGCCTTACCGAGACTGTCAATCTTGGTTGCATCCAGCTTCAGTCCAGCGTCTTCTGTGATCACTTGACCACCCGTGAGTACTGCGATATCTTCCAACATCGCTTTACGGCGATCGCCAAAGCCAGGAGCTTTCACAGCCGCTACGTTGAGTACGCCACGCAAGCGGTTCACAACCAGGGTTGCCAGAGCTTCTTTCTCAATGTCTTCCGCAATGATCACCAGTGGACGACCTGCACGAGCCACTTGCTCCAGGATAGGTACCAGGTCTTGTACCAGGGTGATTTTCTTGTCCGTCAATAGGATGAACGGCTCATCCAAAACGGCTTCCATCCGCTCGGTGTCAGTTGCGAAGTAGGGAGAGATGTACCCTTTATCAAAGCGCATCCCTTCAGTGACTTCCAACTCGGTGGTCATGGACTTGCCTTCTTCCAGAGAGATCACACCCTCTTTACCCACTTTGTCCATGGCGTTGGCAATCA is a window of Leptolyngbyaceae cyanobacterium JSC-12 DNA encoding:
- a CDS encoding chaperonin GroL (IMG reference gene:2510097464~PFAM: TCP-1/cpn60 chaperonin family~TIGRFAM: chaperonin GroL), which translates into the protein MAKRIIYNENARRALERGMDILAEAVAVTLGPKGRNVVLEKKFGAPQIINDGVTIAKEIELEDHVENTGVSLIRQAASKTNDAAGDGTTTATVLAHAMVKEGLRNVAAGANAIQLKRGIDKATNFLVDKIAEHARPVEDSKAIAQVGAISAGNDDEVGQMIANAMDKVGKEGVISLEEGKSMTTELEVTEGMRFDKGYISPYFATDTERMEAVLDEPFILLTDKKITLVQDLVPILEQVARAGRPLVIIAEDIEKEALATLVVNRLRGVLNVAAVKAPGFGDRRKAMLEDIAVLTGGQVITEDAGLKLDATKIDSLGKARRVTITKDNTTIVAEGNESAVKARIEQIRRQIEETDSSYDKEKLQERLAKLAGGVAVIKVGAATETEMKDRKLRLEDAINATKAAVEEGIVPGGGTTLAHLAPQLEEWANNNLTGEELTGAQIVARALAAPLKRIAENAGHNGAVIAERVKEKEFNVGFNAATNEYVDMFDAGIVDPAKVTRSALQNAASIAAMVLTTECIVVDKPEPKDAAPAGAGSNMGGDFDY
- a CDS encoding serine O-acetyltransferase (IMG reference gene:2510097463~PFAM: Bacterial transferase hexapeptide (three repeats)~TIGRFAM: serine O-acetyltransferase), with product MLSTLIADFRIIFERDPAARNWLEVLFCYPGLQAILLHRFAHWLQVLGLPFIPRLISHIARFLTGIEIHPGAQIGCGVFIDHGMGVVIGETAIIGDYALIYQGVTLGGTGKESGKRHPTLGENVVVGAGAKVLGNIQIGNNVRIGAGSVVLRDVPSDCTVVGVPGRIVHRSGERVDPLEHGRLPDSEAQVIRALVDRIEALEQQIQSLQALAKVPVSASLMPESNENHHLADCWEIPRATSATTSEKGTCRLSDRIIEEFLDGSGI